Proteins from a genomic interval of Drosophila melanogaster chromosome 2R:
- the ItgaPS4 gene encoding integrin alphaPS4 subunit — protein sequence MFCLLVIVLLALQSEINAYNISPYPNSVLNFPELEGNRRSSYFGFSLVIREKSIMVAAPRANSSLEAQRNISEPGVIFRCYFESGNNCSPYNIDTKGNYKGMPNDGLLTAKNKDFRWLGGAMDGGTRDSDKFLVCAPRFYSINNENDYNNGMCYWLSDTPKNIDSTEVMEKWPLRIEKKQVLKLADTNLIPYYSMGELGLSAHVSDDNSKLLMGAPGIDQWKGSVHLKQEVPSIKTSSGRQRRGMNTNRKCNECNPEPKNFGQEEFSYFGYAVSSGYFDSSNLSTVLYVATAPRGNNQFGEAYIFDIYEDSIYKYHEFRGNHFGEYFGYSVLAEDLNGDGKTDVIISAPLYALRNSYDDGAIYVFINKGSFTFEERIIRSPAGSGGRFGTTLSRIGDINKDGYNDVAVGAPFAGNGSVFIYLGSENGLRDPPSQCLDAPSQQPSKYGSYMFGHGLSRGSDIDGNGFNDFAIGAPNAEAVYLYRAYPVVKIHAIIKPKLQNVNPEEERVNITVCYRLSSKSDSKAKALMEQELVIRIDIDTKSKIKLAVFDEEHGSQMSFKAKAFHEEICSEFQIEMDKRAKFTPIALEMQYELSKKIPNSGDFCEDCAVVDPAEPKFVTEYITFNTGCATDVCVADLKISCINASSTLVLGTTAVLRLTYNITNNGEFAYHPKFSVTNSAGLSLAQVPGNCKVNEAVMVCDLNHGQRMAKGDTDSLTISFDVRQLRGRSLEIQAEVLSARDESNPENNKLTNVLSLREKADIYVSGVQTNDHVVLKESPYTAEVVNYYEIKSHGPSTLENLTVSLYIPVAYKTPDSTNVKHIVTSSPKIQSKYAHKIMPINFIDQNNALANNFAIDHDQSTLLFSATPQHENVGNLSGIVEQNPSISLLNEDLPVNNTLVLNCQDTNVTLCVPVEIRLENGLQLKPEELMNMTVSFTVNLKDADDIWEYFVIQTDLKVHKIGDPTLSSFTIEKKIESNVICKHAEIAIWKIIVSVIVGILVFSAATYALYKRGFFKRAIKDDLKQLIRDSFEDGIIRTEMEENAQSQGDADLDEKLDAYADTTGKCTHV from the exons atgttttgtttgcttgttattGTGTTGTTGGCCCTTCAATCCGAAATCAATGCCTATAATATTTCGCCGTATCCCAATTCAGTACTTAACTTTCCGGAACTTGAAGGAAATAGACGCAGCTCCTATTTTGGATTTTCTTTAGTCATCCGGGAGAAAAG TATTATGGTGGCAGCTCCTCGTGCCAATTCCAGTTTGGAAGCTCAGCGAAACATCTCCGAGCCTGGAGTGATCTTCAGATGCTACTTTGAATCCGGTAACAACTGTTCGCCTTATAATATAGATACAAAGGGAAACTACAAAGGAATGCCAAATGATGGTCTGCTTACGGCGAAAAACAAGGATTTTCGGTGGTTGGGTGGAGCGATGGACGGTGGTACCAGGGATTCGGATAAGTTCCTTGTGTGCGCTCCGCGTTTCTACAGTATTAATAATGAAAACGACTATAATAATGGGATGTGCTACTGGTTAagtgacacacctaagaataTCGATTCCACAGAGGTGATGGAAAAGTGGCCTCTTAGAATAGAAAAGAAACAAGTGCTTAAACTAGCAGACACGAATTTAATCCCATACTACTCGATGGGTGAACTGGGACTGAGTGCACATGTGTCGGATGATAACTCGAAGCTTTTGATGGGTGCACCGGGAATTGATCAGTGGAAGGGATCAGTGCACTTAAAACAGGAAGTGCCAAGCATTAAAACATCGAGTGGAAGACAAAGGCGTGGGATGAAcactaatagaaaatgtaacgAGTGTAACCCAGAGCCAAAAAATTTTGGACAGGAGGAATTCTCATACTTTGGGTACGCCGTGAGCTCCGGCTACTTTGATAGTTCCAACCTAAGCACAGTGCTTTATGTGGCCACCGCTCCTCGAGGCAATAACCAATTTGGCGAGGCCTACATCTTTGATATCTATGAGGACAGCATCTATAAGTACCATGAATTCCGAGGCAATCATTTTGGAGAATACTTCGGCTACTCCGTTCTCGCGGAGGATCTCAATGGGGACGGAAAGACGGATGTTATCATATCAGCACCCCTATATGCTCTGCGTAATTCTTACGATGATGGAGCCATATATGTATTCATCAACAAAGGCTCT ttCACCTTTGAGGAGAGGATTATTCGGTCGCCAGCGGGAAGTGGGGGACGTTTTGGAACTACTTTATCACGAATAGGCGATATTAATAAAGACGGTTACAATG ATGTTGCAGTTGGAGCTCCCTTTGCTGGTAATGGATCGGTGTTTATCTACCTAGGCAGCGAAAATGGACTACGAGATCCGCCGAGTCAGTGCCTGGATGCTCCTTCCCAGCAACCATCCAAGTACGGATCTTACATGTTCGGCCACGGGCTGTCACGTGGATCCGACATAGATGGCAACGGATTCAACGACTTTGCCATTGGAGCTCCAAATGCGGAGGCGGTGTATCTGTATCGCGCCTATCCCGTCGTTAAGATTCATGcaataattaaaccaaaactTCAAAACGTCAATCCAGAGGAGGAAAGGGTGAACATCACCGTCTGCTATAGGCTGAGCAGCAAATCAGATTCGAAGGCAAAAGCACTAATGGAACAAGAGCTGGTTATTCGGATCGACATCGACACAAAGTCAAAGATCAAGCTGGCTGTTTTTGACGAAGAGCACGGCAGTCAGATGAGCTTTAAGGCGAAGGCATTTCACGAAGAGATCTGCTCGGAATTCCAAATTGAAATGGACAAAAGAGCTAAATTTACACCCATAGCCCTGGAGATGCAGTATGAGCTGTCGAAAAAGATTCCAAATTCTGGAG ATTTCTGCGAGGATTGCGCGGTGGTGGATCCGGCGGAACCAAAGTTTGTTACAGAGTACATTACTTTCAACACGGGTTGTGCCACCGATGTTTGTGTCGCCGATTTGAAGATAAGCTGCATCAACGCGAG CTCTACGTTGGTCTTGGGTACTACCGCTGTCCTGCGTCTCACCTACAACATCACCAATAATGGAGAGTTCGCCTACCACCCTAAATTCAGCGTGACGAACTCTGCCGGCCTGAGTCTTGCCCAGGTGCCAGGAAACTGTAAAGTAAACGAAGCCGTCATGGTCTGCGACCTTAACCATGGACAACGTATGGCCAAAGGTGACACCGACTCCTTGACCATCAGCTTCGATGTGAGGCAACTCCGCGGTCGGTCGCTAGAAATCCAAGCAGAAGTATTAAGTGCTCGAGACGAGTCAAATCCAGAGAACAACAAGCTAACCAACGTGCTCAGTCTGAGGGAAAAAGCTGATATCTATGTCAGCGG TGTTCAGACAAACGATCATGTTGTCCTTAAAGAGTCTCCTTACACAGCAGAGGTTGTCAACTATTACGAGATCAAGAGCCACGGTCCCAGTACTTTAGAAAATTTGACTGTGTCCCTCTATATTCCCGTGGCCTATAAAACGCCTGATTCTACCAATGTTAAACATATCGTTACATCCAGCCCAAAGATACAGTCCAAGTACGCTCATAAGATAATGCCTATCAACTTCATCGATCAAAATAACGCACTGGCCAACAACTTCGCGATAGATCATGATCAGAGTACTCTGCTCTTTTCCGCGACCCCACAACATGAAAATGTGGGAAATCTCAGTGGAATTGTGGAGCAGAATCCAAGCATATCGCTGTTGAACGAGGATCTGCCGGTTAATAATACCCTAGTTCTAAACTGCCAGGATACCAACGTGACGTTATGCGTTCCGGTGGAAATACGACTCGAAAACGGACTACAGCTTAAACCGGAAGAGCTAATGAACATGACTGTAAGCTTTACCGTAAACCTGAAGGACGCAGACGATATCTGGGAGTACTTCGTCATTCAGACCGACCTAAAAGTGCACAAGATAGGCGATCCCACCTTAAGTTCTTTTACGATAGAGAAAAAGATCGAATCGAACGTTATATGCAAACATGCTGAAATTGCTATCTGGAAAATCATTGTGTCCGTCATCGTTGGCATTTTGGTGTTTTCGGCCGCAACATATGCCCTTTATAAG CGCGGATTCTTTAAGCGAGCCATTAAAGACGATCTAAAGCAGTTAATTCGAGATAGTTTTGAAGACGGGATTATAAGGACAGAGATGGAGGAGAATGCTCAGTCACAGGGGGATGCGGATTTGGATGAAAAGTTGGATGCTTATGCGGATACGACCGGTAAATGTACTCACGTGTAG